From a region of the Candidatus Bathyanammoxibius amoris genome:
- a CDS encoding alkaline phosphatase family protein — MRRYLHVFASLALFCSLLSCAAIPLDEPITLGPNAIKVPSTQTWTKTDVAVIEGQYMHIEAQGKIEISKWTYLGRDYEYIVKPNGTYDFSEKVKHNQFPLAAAVSGPAPCYALIGKVGENGDIFLIGRDAVIEADGTGDVYLGVNDFDVEDNRGDFYAKIDIYNELPRQFVVKDTRKIEEGGKGAQGKPVEDPNVLIVYIDGLNYEVFMEMAYKGYMPNLKKHFIDGGIGFPYSFTVFPSTTWTSTACFLSSNFSDLTGIKSDAYLDKRVNQIRHFFTPYGPVTAARRMKPGTVGDIVDESPRREVLPTIFDRMQDAKVPMHSTVLPVLFAQQPFFYDQSLSETLRIAGSHQIKPKFDAVNTQFAIDYVIKQKFKIMYVWLPGADERSHESPRGEWGEARKQLYLIDKQFGKMIDKLKLEGMYDKTYMFLYSDHGHVGGKDFINQSFDVTNDFFYKSIMDVDGNGELDEDSGMGFNVQWVEHDESLHREHIDKSKEDFMATGSMGYGCAVVYLPYKHKSSRNFDTTNSYYDLTHYQVYPTMKPVNILNRLLKIDLSEENKFPGLVSNKPIDLITVPVTRDNNTTLVMDGHGLQALIEMRKAGNGKRDFEYRYRVVTDFDQDPDGNNTYNTTGSVAKTYTTYVATVSEAGTPPADETTGAEVATPPAEETTVSEAGTPPAEETTGAEVATPPAYGTTVTETVTETVTETVTRSTGAMVEGPMRYTSSDSFMQHINKDLSWFNEFHSGREWLEATKDTEYPDAVVYFAHHTKWDESIDNIQARFAPDFTVTPKRGWSFQTDERLATDHGYPFFESVRVPLFVAGPNIKKGVVNNTPHLNLDVVPTVLDIAGVEYEKDELDGKTILDIYEEEVQEGPVFVRDDRVGFYTDNGIPFYYPPKVAKTGYNMHSLRNPYDLHYLAANTVLAWNTPGVKVVDTIADVIIPGDKVRPLDTATTALGDGFRRDEPNSLFVKRTSQFVEALRIKQFSISDGVSMILFQFYLTQNNYHRAMLLIDWIQDVGGDINRGLGWPVHKGRKGLLPGQVLNAPIDGMQFVLDNTVRRVVEAGTRLGYRVIFGVEHTIGAAHNSTVKKTWKTPEVVGRSDDSPFKLLDVAE, encoded by the coding sequence ATGAGAAGATACCTGCACGTTTTTGCGTCGCTTGCGTTGTTTTGTTCCCTGCTTAGCTGTGCCGCCATTCCGCTGGATGAACCAATCACGTTGGGCCCGAACGCCATAAAGGTCCCGTCAACCCAGACCTGGACAAAAACAGATGTAGCCGTAATTGAGGGCCAGTATATGCACATAGAGGCCCAGGGTAAGATAGAGATATCTAAATGGACCTACCTCGGCCGGGACTACGAATATATAGTAAAACCAAACGGTACATACGATTTTTCCGAAAAGGTAAAGCACAACCAGTTCCCGCTGGCTGCGGCCGTATCCGGGCCTGCGCCCTGTTACGCCCTGATAGGTAAGGTTGGGGAAAACGGTGACATATTTCTTATAGGCCGTGACGCCGTTATCGAGGCCGACGGCACTGGAGACGTCTATCTGGGCGTAAACGATTTTGACGTAGAAGACAACAGGGGCGATTTCTACGCAAAGATTGACATATATAATGAACTACCCCGGCAATTTGTCGTAAAGGACACCAGAAAGATTGAAGAAGGGGGAAAAGGCGCGCAGGGCAAACCCGTAGAGGACCCGAACGTATTGATCGTCTACATTGATGGTTTAAACTACGAGGTCTTCATGGAAATGGCTTACAAGGGTTACATGCCCAATCTAAAGAAGCACTTCATTGACGGGGGCATAGGCTTCCCTTATTCTTTTACGGTTTTTCCCAGCACAACGTGGACGAGTACGGCCTGTTTCCTCTCCAGCAACTTTAGCGATCTCACCGGCATTAAGTCGGACGCCTATCTCGACAAACGTGTCAACCAGATAAGGCATTTCTTTACTCCATACGGCCCGGTGACCGCTGCGAGGAGGATGAAGCCCGGAACCGTGGGCGACATAGTTGACGAAAGCCCGAGGAGAGAGGTACTGCCGACAATCTTCGATAGAATGCAGGATGCCAAGGTGCCGATGCATTCAACCGTGCTGCCGGTACTGTTCGCACAACAACCGTTCTTCTATGACCAATCACTCTCGGAAACCCTCCGCATCGCGGGCAGTCATCAGATAAAGCCCAAATTCGACGCGGTTAATACCCAGTTTGCCATAGATTACGTCATAAAGCAGAAATTCAAGATAATGTACGTCTGGCTCCCGGGCGCGGACGAGCGTTCTCACGAATCGCCCAGAGGCGAGTGGGGCGAGGCGAGAAAGCAACTCTACCTGATAGACAAACAATTCGGCAAGATGATTGACAAGTTGAAACTCGAAGGCATGTACGACAAGACCTACATGTTCCTCTACTCCGACCACGGCCACGTGGGCGGCAAGGACTTTATAAACCAGAGCTTCGACGTGACAAACGACTTCTTCTACAAGAGCATTATGGACGTCGACGGAAACGGTGAACTGGACGAAGACAGCGGCATGGGGTTCAATGTGCAGTGGGTTGAGCACGATGAGTCCCTTCACAGAGAGCATATCGACAAGAGCAAAGAGGACTTTATGGCCACCGGCAGCATGGGCTATGGCTGTGCCGTGGTATATCTGCCGTACAAGCACAAGTCTTCAAGGAATTTCGACACAACCAACAGCTACTACGACCTTACCCACTACCAGGTATATCCGACCATGAAGCCTGTAAACATCCTGAACAGGCTCCTGAAGATAGACTTGTCGGAAGAGAACAAGTTCCCGGGGCTGGTCTCTAACAAACCGATTGACCTGATCACTGTGCCGGTAACCAGGGACAATAACACAACCCTGGTCATGGACGGTCATGGGCTTCAGGCCCTCATAGAAATGAGGAAGGCCGGGAACGGCAAACGTGACTTTGAGTATCGCTACAGGGTCGTTACCGATTTTGATCAGGACCCTGACGGCAACAACACCTACAACACGACCGGGTCGGTGGCTAAGACATACACTACCTATGTAGCGACCGTGTCAGAGGCCGGGACGCCCCCCGCTGATGAAACGACCGGGGCAGAGGTTGCGACACCCCCCGCCGAAGAAACGACCGTGTCAGAGGCCGGGACACCCCCCGCCGAAGAAACGACCGGGGCAGAGGTTGCGACACCCCCCGCCTATGGAACGACCGTGACAGAGACCGTGACAGAGACCGTGACAGAGACCGTGACACGCTCCACCGGTGCAATGGTCGAAGGCCCCATGCGCTACACAAGTTCAGACTCATTTATGCAGCACATAAATAAGGATTTAAGCTGGTTCAACGAGTTCCATTCGGGCCGGGAGTGGCTGGAAGCCACAAAGGACACCGAATATCCTGACGCCGTAGTGTACTTTGCGCACCATACAAAATGGGATGAGTCTATTGATAACATCCAGGCCAGGTTTGCGCCGGACTTTACAGTGACACCCAAAAGGGGCTGGAGCTTCCAGACGGACGAAAGGCTTGCGACAGACCACGGTTACCCGTTTTTCGAGAGTGTGAGGGTTCCGCTTTTCGTCGCCGGGCCAAACATCAAAAAAGGCGTCGTTAACAACACGCCGCACCTGAATCTGGATGTGGTGCCGACCGTGCTGGATATCGCAGGAGTGGAATATGAGAAGGACGAGCTGGACGGGAAGACCATCCTGGATATCTATGAGGAGGAGGTTCAGGAGGGTCCCGTATTCGTGCGTGACGATAGAGTAGGGTTCTACACGGACAACGGTATTCCCTTTTATTATCCACCGAAAGTTGCCAAGACAGGTTATAACATGCACAGCCTGAGAAACCCGTACGACCTCCACTATCTTGCGGCAAACACGGTCCTTGCCTGGAATACACCGGGTGTCAAGGTGGTGGATACCATTGCCGATGTCATTATTCCCGGCGACAAGGTAAGACCGCTTGATACCGCCACAACCGCGCTCGGGGACGGCTTCAGGAGGGATGAACCTAACAGTCTTTTCGTAAAGCGGACTTCCCAGTTCGTTGAGGCCCTGAGGATAAAACAGTTCAGCATTTCTGACGGCGTCAGCATGATACTCTTCCAGTTTTACTTAACACAGAACAACTACCACAGGGCAATGCTCCTTATAGACTGGATACAGGACGTCGGTGGAGATATAAACAGGGGGCTCGGTTGGCCGGTCCATAAGGGCAGAAAGGGCTTACTCCCCGGGCAGGTACTTAACGCTCCGATTGACGGCATGCAATTCGTACTGGACAATACCGTGAGGAGAGTAGTCGAGGCAGGCACCAGGTTGGGCTACCGGGTCATCTTCGGCGTCGAACACACCATTGGCGCCGCCCATAACTCCACGGTAAAGAAGACCTGGAAAACGCCCGAGGTAGTGGGCCGGTCGGACGACAGCCCGTTTAAGTTGCTTGATGTTGCGGAATAG
- the hpnH gene encoding adenosyl-hopene transferase HpnH, which produces MRVPVKLGTSLTGYLLKNRLASREKFPLVLMLEPTHLCNLSCKGCGRIIEYSDNSDLLSVEECLGAAEECGAPVVTVTGGEPLLHPQVDEIVKGLVDMGRYIYLCTNGLLLTGILDKFEPSSHFNINVHIDGLEETHNAITLHEDSFKEAVEAIKEAKKLGFRVCTNTTLYLDTKPEEIEELFAYLEGIGIDGMLVSPGFGFVHSSDDIFLTREQIQKRFGFIYELSKRYRLLNTPLYLKFLTGQKKLKCTPWGNPTRNTLGWKSPCYLITDKHYPTYKELMDNTDWEYYRSGKDPRCKNCMMHCGFEASVILEGINGISDMMEMARWSFT; this is translated from the coding sequence ATGCGTGTACCTGTAAAACTTGGCACATCTCTTACGGGCTACCTTCTGAAGAACAGACTGGCGTCCAGGGAGAAGTTCCCCCTGGTGCTCATGCTTGAGCCAACCCACCTGTGCAACCTGTCGTGCAAGGGCTGCGGAAGGATCATAGAATACAGTGACAACAGCGACCTTCTTTCGGTAGAGGAGTGCCTCGGTGCGGCAGAGGAGTGCGGGGCGCCTGTAGTTACGGTCACCGGCGGCGAACCGCTCCTTCACCCGCAGGTAGACGAGATAGTTAAAGGCCTGGTGGACATGGGCCGGTACATCTACCTCTGCACGAACGGCTTACTGCTTACCGGCATCCTGGACAAATTCGAACCAAGCTCACATTTTAATATCAACGTCCACATAGACGGGCTTGAAGAGACCCATAATGCGATAACCTTGCACGAGGATTCATTCAAAGAGGCCGTAGAGGCCATAAAAGAGGCAAAGAAACTCGGCTTCAGGGTCTGCACCAACACCACCCTCTACCTGGATACCAAGCCCGAAGAGATAGAGGAGCTGTTTGCATATCTGGAAGGGATAGGGATAGACGGGATGCTGGTCTCCCCCGGGTTTGGCTTTGTACACAGTAGTGACGACATATTCCTGACCCGGGAACAGATTCAAAAGCGGTTCGGTTTCATATACGAGCTGTCAAAGCGGTACAGACTCCTCAACACCCCTCTGTACCTGAAATTCCTGACCGGCCAGAAGAAACTTAAGTGCACCCCGTGGGGCAACCCCACCCGCAACACGCTCGGCTGGAAGAGCCCCTGCTACCTGATTACCGACAAACACTACCCCACGTATAAGGAATTGATGGACAATACCGACTGGGAATACTATCGCTCCGGCAAGGACCCCAGGTGCAAGAACTGCATGATGCACTGCGGCTTTGAGGCAAGCGTGATACTGGAAGGTATTAACGGCATTTCCGACATGATGGAGATGGCCAGGTGGAGCTTTACATAG